A genomic stretch from Engraulis encrasicolus isolate BLACKSEA-1 chromosome 10, IST_EnEncr_1.0, whole genome shotgun sequence includes:
- the lmbr1l gene encoding limb region 1 homolog-like protein isoform X2 has protein sequence MPFAYFFLESEGFAGSKKGVMSRVYETAVMLLLLSLLVLGMVWVASALLHHSPRARESLYDLWEYYLPYLYSGISLFGVLLLLLFTPFGMSKMFSITGSLLVKPRLLENVEDTMSCAVLEEASLRRKLKSNPSCYLNMESIKEQFLNVQAQRISLEMRRRASPWQRNLAYPLAMLLLLALTMVCVLVVCFHVLELLFDERAMPRGMENPRLGLASISIFGSLGAAVEVVLILYLMVSSVVGFYSSSLFSGLLPRAQDTTLTQIIGNCVSLLVLSSALPVFSRTLGITRFDLLGDFGRYNWLSNFHIVFLYNVLFAGLTSACLMNTLTWALQRELIKAFGLHKLPQTVSRSTIPFKLLVASGLSRIQ, from the exons ATGCCCTTCGCCTACTTCTTCCTGGAGTCCGAGGGCTTCGCAGGCTCTAAAAAG GGTGTGATGTCGCGTGTGTATGAGACGGCGGtgatgctgctactgctgagTCTGCTGGTGCTGGGCATGGTGTGGGTGGCCTCCGCACTGCTGCACCACAGCCCCAGAGCCAGGGAGAGCCTCTACG ACCTGTGGGAATACTACCTGCCCTATCTCTACTCTGGCATCTCACTGTTTGGAGTGCTACTGCTCTTGT TGTTTACCCCTTTTGGCATGTCGAAGATGTTCAGCATCACTGGCAGCCTACTGGTGAAGCCCCGG cTCCTGGAGAATGTGGAGGACACGATGAGCTGTGCGGTGCTGGAGGAGGCCTCTCTACGCAGGAAGCTGAAGA GTAATCCCTCTTGCTATCTCAACATGGAGTCCATCAAGGAGCAGTTTCTCAACGTTCAAGCTCAGCGCATTTCTCTAG AAATGCGCCGAAGGGCATCTCCATGGCAACGTAACTTGGCCTACCCACTGGCCATGCTCCTGCTGCTCGCCCTCACG atggtgtgtgtgctggtggtgtgCTTCCATGTCCTGGAGCTGCTGTTTGATGAGAGAGCCATGCCCAGAGGAATGGAG aacCCTCGGCTAGGCTTGGCCTCCATCTCCATATTCGGTTCTCTGGGAGCAGCAGTGGAGGTGGTGCTCATACT CTACCTGATGGTGTCATCAGTGGTGGGCTTCTAcagctcctctctcttctcaggCCTGCTGCCCCGCGCACAGGACACCACCCTCACAcag ATCATTGGGAACTGTGTGTCTTTGTTGGTACTCAGCTCGGCCTTACCCGTCTTTTCACGCACACTTG gcATCACCAGGTTTGACCTGCTGGGGGACTTTGGCCGCTACAACTGGCTGAGTAACTTCCACATCGTGTTCCTGTACAACGTGCTGTTCGCTGGCCTCACCTCCGCCTGCCTGATGAACACCCTCACCTGGGCACTGCAGAGGGAGCTCATCAAAGCCTTCG GTCTCCACAAGCTGCCGCAGACTGTCTCGCGCTCCACCATCCCCTTCAAGCTGCTGGTGGCCAGCGGCCTCTCCAGGATCCAGTGA
- the lmbr1l gene encoding limb region 1 homolog-like protein isoform X1, with amino-acid sequence MEIEDVSVREQQFHGRVRETLICVLLFSCLYILSYLILTHFKKNAEFVTDDIEDATVNKIALWLCTFTLSVAVGAVLLLPISILSNEVLLTFPQSYYMQWLNGSLIHGLWNLVFLLSNLSLVFLMPFAYFFLESEGFAGSKKGVMSRVYETAVMLLLLSLLVLGMVWVASALLHHSPRARESLYDLWEYYLPYLYSGISLFGVLLLLLFTPFGMSKMFSITGSLLVKPRLLENVEDTMSCAVLEEASLRRKLKSNPSCYLNMESIKEQFLNVQAQRISLEMRRRASPWQRNLAYPLAMLLLLALTMVCVLVVCFHVLELLFDERAMPRGMENPRLGLASISIFGSLGAAVEVVLILYLMVSSVVGFYSSSLFSGLLPRAQDTTLTQIIGNCVSLLVLSSALPVFSRTLGITRFDLLGDFGRYNWLSNFHIVFLYNVLFAGLTSACLMNTLTWALQRELIKAFGLHKLPQTVSRSTIPFKLLVASGLSRIQ; translated from the exons ATCTGTGTCCTTCTTTTCAGCTGCCTCTACATTCTCTCCTACCTCATTCTCACTCACTTCAAGAAAAATGCAGAGTTTGTCACCG ATGACATTGAAGATGCCACAGTCAACAAGATTGC GTTGTGGCTGTGTACGTTCACGTTGTCGGTGGCGGTAGGGGCGGTGCTCCTGCTGCCCATCTCCATTCTGTCCAATGAGGTGCTGCTCACCTTCCCACAGAGctactacatgcagtggctcaaCGGATCACTCATCcatg GCCTGTGGAATCTGGTGTTCCTGCTCTCCAACCTCTCCCTGGTCTTCCTCATGCCCTTCGCCTACTTCTTCCTGGAGTCCGAGGGCTTCGCAGGCTCTAAAAAG GGTGTGATGTCGCGTGTGTATGAGACGGCGGtgatgctgctactgctgagTCTGCTGGTGCTGGGCATGGTGTGGGTGGCCTCCGCACTGCTGCACCACAGCCCCAGAGCCAGGGAGAGCCTCTACG ACCTGTGGGAATACTACCTGCCCTATCTCTACTCTGGCATCTCACTGTTTGGAGTGCTACTGCTCTTGT TGTTTACCCCTTTTGGCATGTCGAAGATGTTCAGCATCACTGGCAGCCTACTGGTGAAGCCCCGG cTCCTGGAGAATGTGGAGGACACGATGAGCTGTGCGGTGCTGGAGGAGGCCTCTCTACGCAGGAAGCTGAAGA GTAATCCCTCTTGCTATCTCAACATGGAGTCCATCAAGGAGCAGTTTCTCAACGTTCAAGCTCAGCGCATTTCTCTAG AAATGCGCCGAAGGGCATCTCCATGGCAACGTAACTTGGCCTACCCACTGGCCATGCTCCTGCTGCTCGCCCTCACG atggtgtgtgtgctggtggtgtgCTTCCATGTCCTGGAGCTGCTGTTTGATGAGAGAGCCATGCCCAGAGGAATGGAG aacCCTCGGCTAGGCTTGGCCTCCATCTCCATATTCGGTTCTCTGGGAGCAGCAGTGGAGGTGGTGCTCATACT CTACCTGATGGTGTCATCAGTGGTGGGCTTCTAcagctcctctctcttctcaggCCTGCTGCCCCGCGCACAGGACACCACCCTCACAcag ATCATTGGGAACTGTGTGTCTTTGTTGGTACTCAGCTCGGCCTTACCCGTCTTTTCACGCACACTTG gcATCACCAGGTTTGACCTGCTGGGGGACTTTGGCCGCTACAACTGGCTGAGTAACTTCCACATCGTGTTCCTGTACAACGTGCTGTTCGCTGGCCTCACCTCCGCCTGCCTGATGAACACCCTCACCTGGGCACTGCAGAGGGAGCTCATCAAAGCCTTCG GTCTCCACAAGCTGCCGCAGACTGTCTCGCGCTCCACCATCCCCTTCAAGCTGCTGGTGGCCAGCGGCCTCTCCAGGATCCAGTGA